In Listeria monocytogenes, the following proteins share a genomic window:
- a CDS encoding hydantoinase/oxoprolinase N-terminal domain-containing protein, with translation MYKIGIDVGGTNTDAVILDENQQLIHSVKMPTSEDIETGITESLHRVLSETGIDRSKVTHAMLGTTQCTNAIVERKKLAKVGVLRLGYPATASVLPYTAWPEDMVGFLSGKYKLTGGGYEYDGQVLSEINEAEIRETLASWKGEVESVAVVGVFSSLKNDQELAVQKIIEEELGADIPVSISSSVGSVGLIERENATILNAALFKVIAATSDGFEKALEQEGIEHAEIYLCQNDGTLMSLNYARQFPILTIACGPTNSIRGASYLAGLKDAMVLDVGGTTSDIGVLTDGFPRESSLAVDVGGVRTNFRMPDIISIGLGGGSIVREKDGDITIGPDSVGYRISEEALVFGGKTMTTTDIAVRLGMAEIGNPELVAHIPTDFAEKAYKKIADMTEDAIDKMKTSSGSVSLVLVGGGSVIIPDEISGVAQIFRDKNGPVANAIGASISQISGQYEQIYIYSQIEREEALQDADQKAREQATLAGAVTDSIEVVEVEEIPLAYHPGNATRLRVKVVGNLV, from the coding sequence ATGTATAAAATTGGAATTGACGTTGGTGGTACAAACACCGATGCCGTTATTTTAGATGAAAATCAACAACTCATTCATAGTGTAAAAATGCCAACGAGTGAAGATATTGAAACGGGAATTACTGAGTCACTTCATCGCGTATTGAGCGAGACGGGAATTGATCGCTCGAAAGTAACGCACGCCATGCTTGGAACAACGCAGTGTACAAACGCGATTGTGGAACGTAAAAAATTAGCAAAAGTAGGCGTTCTTCGTTTAGGCTATCCTGCAACAGCATCCGTTTTACCATATACAGCTTGGCCGGAAGACATGGTTGGCTTTTTATCTGGAAAATATAAATTAACTGGTGGCGGCTATGAGTATGATGGTCAGGTGCTATCAGAAATCAACGAAGCAGAAATCCGTGAAACCTTAGCTAGTTGGAAAGGTGAAGTGGAATCCGTCGCAGTTGTTGGCGTCTTTTCTTCCTTGAAAAACGATCAGGAATTAGCTGTTCAAAAAATAATTGAAGAAGAACTTGGTGCGGATATTCCAGTTTCGATTTCCTCTTCCGTAGGTTCTGTTGGACTGATTGAACGCGAAAATGCGACGATTTTAAACGCAGCCCTTTTCAAAGTTATTGCGGCAACGAGTGATGGTTTTGAAAAAGCACTAGAACAAGAAGGAATTGAGCACGCTGAAATCTATCTTTGCCAAAACGACGGGACTTTAATGTCACTAAATTATGCAAGACAATTCCCGATTTTGACGATTGCTTGTGGACCAACGAACAGTATCCGCGGCGCATCCTACTTGGCGGGACTTAAAGACGCGATGGTTCTCGATGTTGGTGGCACGACTTCTGATATTGGAGTGCTGACGGATGGTTTCCCTAGGGAGTCCTCGCTTGCGGTTGATGTTGGCGGAGTGCGTACGAACTTTAGAATGCCAGATATTATTTCCATCGGGCTTGGTGGAGGAAGTATCGTTCGCGAAAAAGATGGCGACATAACAATCGGACCAGATAGCGTTGGTTACCGTATTTCCGAAGAAGCACTAGTTTTCGGTGGTAAAACGATGACCACTACCGACATCGCGGTTCGTCTAGGGATGGCTGAAATCGGTAACCCTGAATTAGTCGCACATATCCCAACCGATTTTGCCGAAAAAGCCTATAAAAAAATCGCTGACATGACCGAAGATGCGATTGATAAAATGAAAACCAGTTCGGGGAGTGTAAGCCTGGTGCTTGTTGGCGGTGGTAGCGTGATTATTCCAGACGAAATCTCTGGTGTCGCACAAATTTTCCGCGACAAAAACGGCCCAGTCGCCAACGCAATCGGCGCATCCATTTCCCAAATCAGCGGACAATACGAACAAATCTACATCTATTCTCAAATCGAGCGGGAAGAAGCGCTCCAAGATGCCGATCAAAAAGCAAGAGAACAAGCAACTCTAGCCGGCGCAGTGACTGACTCGATTGAAGTGGTGGAAGTGGAAGAAATCCCATTGGCGTATCATCCGGGTAATGCAACCAGATTGCGCGTGAAAGTTGTGGGGAATTTGGTTTAA
- a CDS encoding DUF917 domain-containing protein — protein sequence MRYLDEQAIENIAIGAAFLGTGGGGDPYIGKMMALTAIKKHGPIKLLSPDEIADDDYFIPAAMMGAPSVLIEKFPKGDEFVRVFEKLGRYVGKEVKGTFPMEAGGVNSMIPIVVAAQLGLPMVDCDGMGRAFPELQMVTFHLDGISATPMAITDEKGNIGIMETIDNKWTERLARVTTVEMGASSLVSLYPCNGAQIKQSSIKNIVTLSEEIGKVIRETSMDEAEKLQKLLDVTHGYHLFEGKITDVVRETRAGFNFGRVKIDGLNKDTDSEVIVHFQNENLVAEKNGEPIAITPDLICMVDLETLMPVTTEALKYGKRVRVMALPADDAWRTDKGIETVGPRYFGYDVDFEPLEELVKKEERRHV from the coding sequence ATGCGTTATTTAGATGAACAAGCTATTGAAAATATCGCGATCGGTGCTGCGTTTCTTGGCACTGGTGGCGGAGGAGATCCATATATAGGCAAGATGATGGCATTAACTGCAATTAAAAAACATGGACCAATTAAACTGTTATCCCCAGACGAAATTGCGGACGATGATTATTTCATTCCAGCCGCGATGATGGGGGCACCATCTGTACTCATTGAAAAATTTCCTAAAGGCGATGAATTCGTTCGTGTATTTGAAAAATTAGGTAGATATGTAGGGAAAGAAGTAAAAGGAACATTTCCAATGGAAGCTGGTGGAGTAAACTCAATGATCCCAATCGTTGTGGCAGCTCAACTAGGCTTGCCAATGGTGGACTGCGACGGCATGGGCCGAGCTTTTCCAGAACTACAAATGGTGACGTTCCATCTAGACGGGATTTCCGCAACACCAATGGCTATCACCGATGAAAAAGGCAATATTGGTATTATGGAAACGATTGATAATAAATGGACCGAACGACTTGCACGTGTGACAACGGTCGAAATGGGTGCGAGTTCTCTTGTGAGCCTGTATCCGTGTAACGGTGCGCAAATTAAGCAAAGTAGTATTAAAAATATCGTGACACTATCTGAAGAAATCGGTAAAGTAATCCGCGAAACTTCGATGGACGAAGCAGAAAAACTACAAAAATTATTAGATGTAACGCACGGTTATCATTTATTCGAAGGGAAAATTACCGATGTTGTTCGGGAAACGCGCGCAGGCTTCAACTTTGGTCGTGTGAAAATCGACGGGCTAAACAAAGACACGGATAGCGAAGTCATTGTTCATTTCCAAAACGAAAACCTTGTTGCGGAGAAAAATGGCGAACCGATAGCAATTACACCAGATTTAATTTGTATGGTAGACCTTGAAACGCTGATGCCGGTAACGACGGAAGCGCTCAAATATGGAAAACGTGTCCGCGTGATGGCACTACCAGCTGATGATGCTTGGAGAACGGACAAAGGTATCGAAACAGTTGGGCCGCGCTATTTCGGCTACGATGTCGATTTTGAACCACTAGAAGAACTTGTCAAAAAGGAGGAACGCCGTCATGTATAA
- a CDS encoding PucR family transcriptional regulator ligand-binding domain-containing protein, which yields MSVKLADLMKLPSLKEAKVVSGKSGLSKLVSSISVLEYTEVALLEDDLFDNDEFYGSEIVVSAFVNIRDDVEAQCRTIERLHKVGEVALILYYVGIFVPKIDQKLIDFANELDFTIIVMPENEMSLRYSEVIYEVVEAIVKQEMTDTNFVTESLEQISSVRPPQRNIDTTLKILSDRTHTSLVLTDNSFQVINSITWPRTRHWDFERVIEASKQMGEHELVQLHLDERDFYTARKPIFQDGMQAMHLFMMKEKGALTADVAMQVTEVVQVFMNLWGRNYVEISTAELMKAILNDESVKMRRLGKILNVDVSSIKWMWLVKTEEIRDNEQVLAELKSFVASHFQVSLIDLFEDNIVVLLDNSVAQRDRTHTANEFALMMKEHGIDLKITVCQGMEQTSDVQSAYSLVNEYKNAANAIYANKSIYSLQEIDFAAKCVEIVDRGELAIAEQMRPLKSLEDNDELIETLSVFLLEGESNYNQAAELLFLHKNTIKYRIQRINELLQYPATKIPESYNLYLAVAIRRILGGNNNNK from the coding sequence TTGAGCGTAAAATTGGCAGATTTAATGAAATTACCATCTTTAAAAGAAGCGAAAGTAGTCTCTGGAAAATCTGGATTATCTAAACTAGTTTCGTCTATTTCTGTTTTAGAATACACAGAAGTAGCTTTATTGGAAGATGATTTATTTGATAATGATGAATTTTATGGCAGTGAAATTGTTGTATCTGCTTTTGTGAATATTCGTGACGATGTCGAGGCGCAGTGCCGGACAATTGAGCGATTACATAAAGTCGGCGAAGTTGCTTTAATTCTTTACTACGTGGGGATTTTTGTTCCGAAAATTGACCAAAAGCTGATTGATTTTGCAAATGAACTTGATTTTACCATTATTGTTATGCCAGAAAACGAGATGTCACTTAGATATAGCGAAGTGATTTATGAAGTAGTTGAAGCGATTGTGAAGCAAGAAATGACAGATACTAACTTTGTAACCGAGTCATTAGAACAGATTTCGAGTGTGCGACCGCCGCAACGAAATATTGATACGACGCTGAAAATTTTGTCTGATAGGACGCATACTTCGCTCGTCTTAACGGATAATTCTTTCCAAGTAATTAATTCTATCACTTGGCCACGAACGCGCCACTGGGATTTTGAACGGGTAATTGAAGCGTCCAAACAAATGGGTGAACATGAGCTCGTACAACTCCATTTGGATGAACGTGATTTTTATACGGCCAGAAAACCGATTTTTCAAGACGGTATGCAGGCGATGCACTTGTTTATGATGAAAGAAAAAGGCGCATTAACGGCCGATGTAGCCATGCAAGTTACCGAAGTAGTCCAAGTATTTATGAATTTATGGGGCAGAAACTATGTCGAAATTAGCACGGCTGAACTGATGAAAGCCATTTTAAATGATGAAAGTGTTAAAATGCGGCGACTTGGTAAGATTTTAAATGTGGATGTTTCTTCTATTAAATGGATGTGGCTTGTAAAAACCGAAGAAATTCGCGACAATGAGCAAGTTTTAGCTGAACTGAAAAGTTTTGTAGCTAGTCATTTCCAAGTTTCTTTAATTGATTTATTTGAAGATAATATCGTTGTTTTACTTGATAATTCAGTGGCGCAGCGGGACCGGACGCATACTGCAAATGAGTTTGCGCTGATGATGAAAGAACATGGGATAGACTTGAAAATTACTGTTTGCCAAGGAATGGAGCAAACGTCAGATGTGCAAAGCGCTTATTCGCTCGTTAATGAATATAAAAATGCGGCAAATGCGATTTATGCAAACAAGTCCATTTATTCTCTTCAAGAAATTGATTTTGCGGCAAAATGTGTGGAAATAGTAGATCGGGGAGAGTTAGCGATTGCAGAACAAATGAGACCACTAAAGTCTTTAGAGGATAATGATGAATTAATTGAAACACTGTCTGTATTTTTATTGGAAGGTGAATCCAATTATAATCAAGCGGCTGAATTACTATTCCTGCATAAAAACACGATTAAATATCGAATACAACGGATAAATGAGTTGTTGCAATACCCAGCGACAAAAATCCCAGAGTCTTACAATCTCTATTTAGCAGTGGCGATTCGACGGATTCTTGGTGGAAATAACAATAATAAATAA
- a CDS encoding cytosine permease, with amino-acid sequence MTEKKSVEQTQSWQSLAFVWTGAMICVPSLLVGGTLISGMPLWEAILIALLGYGVIVLFMIYQGIQSSDLGIPAVSVASQVFGEQGSKKIISILLAIACLGWFGIQANVCGAAFSQFLGIYGINLPVPVSSLIWGVIMLLSAIYGIRILSILNYIAVPVLLFVCIYGLVVSLNDGGLAIVENYKPAGSMSFMTGLAITIGSFALGAVIAGDYSQYTKSRKDVVKAAIVGILPSGVLMITVGAVLALTAGTADISVVFTNLGLPVLGIIGLILAAWTTNAVNAFSGGIAIINVFNISEKYHKVAVAVAGGLGTILAVIGILNHFVPIMSVLSAMVPPVAGVMIASYWIVQKGDKSKWAPVSGVNWLGVSSWLVGAVIAGIPVILTFFPELPQLPNQPLIGIILSLAVYLIGAKVLSGKTNNVENLEGK; translated from the coding sequence ATGACAGAGAAGAAATCAGTGGAGCAAACGCAATCCTGGCAGAGTTTAGCATTTGTATGGACCGGAGCAATGATTTGTGTACCGAGTCTACTAGTTGGAGGAACCTTAATTTCAGGTATGCCTTTATGGGAAGCAATTTTAATAGCACTTTTAGGATACGGCGTTATTGTCTTATTTATGATATATCAAGGAATTCAAAGTAGCGATTTAGGCATTCCAGCAGTTAGTGTAGCTTCACAGGTTTTTGGCGAACAAGGATCGAAAAAAATTATATCTATTCTTTTAGCAATTGCTTGTCTAGGATGGTTTGGTATTCAAGCCAATGTATGTGGCGCAGCATTTTCACAGTTTCTAGGTATTTATGGAATTAATCTTCCAGTGCCGGTTTCTTCCTTGATTTGGGGAGTTATCATGTTACTTTCAGCTATTTATGGTATTCGTATTTTGAGTATTTTAAATTATATAGCAGTTCCAGTTTTACTATTTGTATGTATTTACGGACTTGTTGTTTCTTTAAACGATGGCGGACTAGCTATTGTGGAAAACTATAAACCAGCAGGAAGTATGTCGTTTATGACAGGACTAGCAATTACAATTGGCTCATTTGCATTAGGGGCAGTAATTGCAGGAGACTATTCTCAATATACAAAATCGCGTAAAGACGTTGTAAAAGCAGCTATTGTCGGGATTTTGCCATCAGGTGTGCTTATGATTACGGTTGGAGCGGTACTTGCACTTACAGCTGGTACAGCAGATATTTCTGTCGTGTTTACAAATTTAGGATTACCAGTTCTTGGTATTATCGGCTTGATACTTGCTGCATGGACAACAAACGCAGTAAATGCCTTTTCTGGAGGTATTGCGATTATCAATGTATTTAACATCTCTGAAAAATATCACAAAGTAGCAGTTGCAGTTGCAGGCGGACTTGGAACAATACTCGCGGTTATCGGAATTTTAAACCACTTTGTTCCAATTATGTCCGTACTTTCAGCAATGGTGCCACCCGTTGCAGGAGTAATGATTGCTTCTTACTGGATTGTCCAAAAAGGCGACAAATCCAAATGGGCACCAGTATCAGGTGTCAACTGGCTTGGTGTAAGTTCTTGGCTAGTTGGTGCAGTAATTGCGGGGATTCCAGTCATTTTGACATTTTTCCCGGAGCTACCACAATTACCAAATCAACCACTTATCGGTATTATCTTGTCGCTGGCTGTTTACTTGATCGGAGCGAAAGTGCTGAGCGGGAAAACCAACAATGTAGAAAACTTGGAGGGAAAATAA